Proteins encoded together in one Amphritea japonica ATCC BAA-1530 window:
- a CDS encoding putative quinol monooxygenase: MTSRVYVLAQFKPKEGKEAELFEVLKALEPDSYREEGCIQYMLTRQIDHPSASRNEYSIVFNEIWKDAEAWAAHGRRKQIQGFFETQVEAEKGLVEDVLVTAYSDESVDFDAPTFD, from the coding sequence ATGACCAGCCGTGTATATGTATTAGCTCAATTCAAGCCCAAGGAAGGTAAAGAGGCTGAGCTGTTTGAGGTGTTAAAAGCGCTTGAGCCTGATTCTTATCGGGAAGAGGGCTGTATTCAATATATGCTGACACGTCAAATTGATCACCCAAGTGCTTCACGAAATGAATACTCCATTGTTTTTAATGAAATTTGGAAAGATGCTGAAGCCTGGGCGGCACATGGTCGCAGAAAGCAGATTCAAGGTTTCTTTGAAACTCAGGTTGAGGCAGAAAAGGGCCTGGTTGAAGATGTTTTAGTGACCGCTTATTCCGATGAAAGCGTCGACTTTGATGCGCCTACCTTTGATTAA
- a CDS encoding branched-chain amino acid ABC transporter permease, which yields MKINKLYVFLIALALVAPTVVYPVFLMKVLCFALFACAFNLLLGFVGLLSFGHAVFLGTGGYVTGYLMIETGISPELGVLAGTAAAAVIGAIYGKLAVKREGIYFAMVTLALAQLAFFFYLQAPFTGGEDGLQGVPRGALFGLIDLSDNSAMYYFVLAIFLFGFWLVHRTIHSPFGQILKAIRENEPRAVSLGYNVNDYKWAAFVISSALAGMAGSTKTLVFQLASLTDVHWHMSGEVVLMTLLGGMGTIFGPVVGAGVVVTIQNYMSGGELGNYIHIIMGVIFIVCVLAFRSGIVGEFQKLMKKNFG from the coding sequence ATGAAAATTAATAAGCTTTATGTGTTTCTGATTGCCCTGGCGCTTGTGGCTCCAACCGTGGTTTATCCAGTATTTCTGATGAAGGTTCTGTGTTTCGCGCTGTTTGCCTGTGCATTTAACCTGCTGTTAGGCTTTGTTGGTCTTCTGTCGTTTGGACATGCGGTCTTCCTGGGTACCGGTGGTTATGTTACCGGCTATCTGATGATTGAAACTGGGATTAGTCCAGAACTGGGTGTGTTAGCAGGTACTGCAGCAGCTGCTGTTATCGGTGCGATATACGGTAAGTTAGCGGTTAAGCGTGAAGGTATCTACTTTGCGATGGTAACCCTGGCACTGGCTCAGCTGGCTTTCTTCTTCTATCTGCAGGCTCCGTTTACCGGTGGCGAGGATGGACTGCAAGGCGTACCACGTGGTGCACTATTCGGCTTGATCGACCTGTCTGATAACTCGGCTATGTATTACTTTGTTCTGGCAATCTTCCTGTTCGGATTCTGGTTGGTGCACCGTACCATTCACTCTCCATTCGGTCAGATTCTTAAAGCGATTCGTGAAAACGAGCCGCGCGCCGTTTCACTGGGTTACAACGTAAACGACTATAAGTGGGCTGCGTTTGTTATCTCCTCAGCATTGGCCGGTATGGCGGGTTCTACTAAGACACTTGTCTTCCAGCTGGCTTCTTTGACAGATGTGCATTGGCACATGTCCGGCGAAGTTGTTCTGATGACGCTGCTGGGTGGTATGGGAACTATCTTTGGGCCTGTTGTAGGTGCTGGTGTGGTGGTTACTATTCAGAACTACATGTCAGGTGGTGAGTTGGGTAACTACATCCATATCATTATGGGCGTAATCTTCATTGTCTGTGTACTGGCATTCCGTAGCGGTATTGTGGGTGAGTTCCAGAAGTTGATGAAGAAGAACTTTGGCTGA
- a CDS encoding thiolase family protein produces MSQDSVVIVSAARTPMGGMMGCFSDVRAPDLCAAAIEAAVERAGISGADVDEVVMGCVLPAGLGQAPARQAARAAGITDAAGATTVNKMCGSGMKAVMLAHDQIAAGQVDIMLAGGMENMSQSPYLLPKARAGMRMGHQQAIDHMFFDGLEDAYEGGLMGSFAQKSADDYSITREAMDDFAIGSLEKALKAIETGAFKDEITAVTIKSRRGDTVVDTDEQPGNARIDKIRQLKPAFKKDGTVTAANSSSISDGGSALVLMRESEAQKRGLKPLARIAAHSTHAQLPAEFTIAPIGAIDKVLARAGWNKDDVDLYEINEAFAVVSILAINEMGLDASKVNVNGGACALGHPIGSSGSRILVTLLYALKNQGKKKGVASLCIGGGEATAIAVEMI; encoded by the coding sequence ATGAGTCAGGATTCTGTAGTTATTGTAAGTGCGGCCCGTACTCCTATGGGTGGCATGATGGGCTGCTTTAGCGATGTTAGAGCCCCTGATTTGTGCGCTGCTGCGATAGAGGCTGCGGTAGAGCGTGCCGGTATCAGTGGTGCTGATGTTGACGAAGTGGTGATGGGTTGTGTACTGCCCGCGGGATTAGGCCAGGCTCCAGCACGTCAGGCTGCCCGTGCAGCTGGGATTACCGATGCAGCAGGTGCTACAACGGTTAATAAGATGTGTGGCTCGGGTATGAAAGCGGTGATGTTAGCTCACGATCAGATTGCTGCAGGGCAGGTTGATATTATGCTTGCCGGTGGTATGGAAAACATGAGTCAGTCGCCGTACTTATTACCCAAAGCCCGTGCCGGAATGCGTATGGGGCATCAGCAAGCGATTGATCATATGTTCTTCGATGGCCTGGAAGATGCCTATGAAGGTGGTCTGATGGGCAGTTTTGCCCAGAAGAGTGCAGATGATTACAGCATTACCCGTGAAGCGATGGATGATTTCGCGATCGGTTCGCTGGAAAAGGCTCTGAAAGCGATTGAAACTGGCGCTTTTAAAGATGAAATCACAGCGGTGACTATCAAGAGTCGTCGTGGTGATACTGTGGTCGATACCGATGAGCAGCCAGGCAATGCGCGTATCGATAAGATTCGTCAGCTTAAACCTGCATTCAAGAAGGATGGTACGGTTACCGCGGCTAATTCTAGCTCAATCTCCGATGGTGGTTCAGCGTTAGTGCTGATGCGCGAGTCAGAGGCGCAGAAGCGTGGATTGAAGCCTTTGGCGCGCATCGCCGCGCATTCTACCCATGCTCAGTTGCCTGCTGAGTTTACAATCGCACCTATCGGTGCGATTGATAAGGTGTTGGCTCGGGCAGGCTGGAACAAGGACGATGTTGATCTTTACGAGATCAACGAAGCTTTTGCCGTGGTATCAATTCTGGCGATCAATGAGATGGGGTTGGATGCCAGCAAGGTCAACGTCAATGGCGGTGCCTGTGCACTGGGTCATCCGATTGGCTCATCGGGCTCCCGCATTCTGGTCACGTTGCTGTATGCACTGAAAAATCAGGGTAAGAAGAAAGGTGTTGCTTCACTCTGTATCGGTGGGGGAGAAGCGACCGCTATAGCGGTTGAGATGATCTGA
- a CDS encoding DksA/TraR family C4-type zinc finger protein: MAGGWSRDGAVQDQIDASVEDAVALARSHLSEGESFTHCEECGCAIPEKRRTAIPGIHLCIQCQAESEKHKVGTSGINRRGSKDSQLR, translated from the coding sequence ATGGCGGGTGGTTGGTCGCGTGATGGTGCTGTTCAGGATCAGATTGACGCGAGTGTTGAAGATGCTGTCGCGCTGGCCCGTAGCCATTTGAGCGAGGGTGAGAGTTTTACTCACTGTGAAGAGTGCGGTTGCGCTATTCCAGAAAAGCGTCGCACAGCGATTCCGGGCATCCATCTTTGTATTCAGTGTCAGGCAGAGTCAGAAAAGCATAAGGTTGGCACGAGTGGTATTAACCGCCGGGGCAGCAAGGATAGTCAGCTGAGATAA
- the yjeH gene encoding L-methionine/branched-chain amino acid transporter — MTRLNQTITRWQGIGLIATTLLGTGVFILPQLTIAVAGDKAIWAWALLLLGILPLTYVFAELGRHFTHTAGPAYFADRAFGPLAGRVIGLLFLFAVPPGAAAALIMTFKFLEPVIALSAEQLLCGELLIFLLLFFVNRRGLQLSGKIQMGLTVMILFVVTLMLILSLIPSSEFQPIEALSITRKIGDYDSMMQAIALAVWSFLGIEAITHLAGEFKDVKKDFIPATLIGVSLVGLIYIGCTWLSMLAPEHPLAMVGLFEMQLGNSGRWIIGGLGFISGIATINIYFASLSRLAWSFSNDGILPEPLRTLNQHRIPSVALMTFIVISALMLVLSYLAEIDFTVIAHWVNGSFVVIYTASMLAAWKLLDRRCRPAITAGLIACGLFIYSLGTAMFYALILGLLITLALMGQQVWRRSELANERADL, encoded by the coding sequence ATGACAAGGCTAAATCAAACTATCACCCGCTGGCAAGGAATAGGACTCATTGCGACCACCCTACTCGGTACTGGCGTCTTTATTCTGCCTCAGCTCACCATCGCTGTTGCCGGTGATAAAGCGATCTGGGCCTGGGCATTACTATTATTGGGCATTCTCCCTTTGACCTATGTCTTTGCTGAATTGGGGCGTCATTTCACACATACAGCAGGCCCCGCATATTTTGCAGATCGGGCATTTGGCCCACTTGCCGGCCGAGTTATTGGTTTGTTATTTCTATTTGCAGTCCCCCCTGGAGCGGCAGCAGCACTCATTATGACCTTTAAGTTTCTAGAGCCGGTCATCGCCCTTTCCGCAGAACAGTTGTTATGCGGTGAACTGCTGATCTTCTTATTGCTGTTTTTTGTTAACCGTCGGGGTTTGCAGCTGTCTGGCAAAATACAGATGGGGCTGACAGTAATGATTCTCTTCGTTGTCACCCTGATGCTGATCTTGTCACTGATTCCATCCTCAGAATTCCAGCCCATTGAAGCACTTAGCATCACTAGAAAGATTGGCGATTACGATAGCATGATGCAAGCGATAGCACTGGCAGTCTGGAGCTTTCTTGGGATTGAAGCGATCACTCATCTGGCGGGCGAGTTCAAGGATGTTAAGAAAGACTTCATCCCAGCAACATTGATCGGAGTCTCCCTGGTAGGACTGATCTATATTGGTTGCACCTGGTTATCAATGCTGGCTCCCGAACACCCGCTGGCGATGGTCGGCCTGTTTGAGATGCAACTGGGTAATAGTGGCCGCTGGATCATCGGAGGCTTAGGCTTTATCAGCGGGATTGCGACAATCAATATCTACTTTGCCAGCCTGTCCCGCCTGGCCTGGAGCTTCAGTAACGATGGCATTTTGCCTGAGCCATTACGTACGCTAAACCAACACAGGATTCCATCAGTTGCACTCATGACCTTCATTGTAATTTCTGCATTAATGCTGGTACTGAGTTATCTGGCAGAGATAGATTTCACTGTCATAGCCCACTGGGTAAACGGTTCATTTGTCGTCATTTATACCGCTTCAATGCTGGCCGCCTGGAAGTTACTTGATCGTCGTTGCAGGCCGGCAATAACGGCTGGACTAATCGCCTGCGGGTTATTTATCTACAGCCTGGGCACCGCGATGTTTTATGCATTAATACTGGGGCTGTTAATTACTCTGGCATTAATGGGTCAGCAGGTATGGAGGCGAAGTGAACTGGCGAACGAACGTGCTGATTTATAA
- a CDS encoding branched-chain amino acid ABC transporter permease, producing MATIFGINLFALSGQLLVGLINGSFYALLSLGLAIIFGLLKIINFAQGAMYMLGAFFAWMALNYMGINYWAALIVVPIAIGIIAILIERFLVRPIANEDHLYSLLLTFGIALVLQGMFTHIYGSSGLPYQIPAELKGGTKLPFMYLPNYRAWIIVSSLIVCGSTWWVIEKTKLGAYLRAGTENPQLMQGFGINVPLITTLTFGFGVALAGFAGVLAAPVYSVSPEMGSNILIVVFAIVVIGGMGSIGGAILTGLLMGVVEGLTKFFYPEASTTVIFLFMVIVLLIKPAGLFGKEA from the coding sequence ATGGCGACGATTTTTGGTATTAATCTGTTTGCGCTGTCGGGACAGTTGCTGGTGGGCCTGATTAATGGTTCATTTTATGCGCTTCTGAGTCTCGGTCTGGCGATTATTTTTGGTCTGTTAAAAATTATTAACTTCGCGCAAGGCGCGATGTATATGCTCGGCGCTTTCTTTGCCTGGATGGCTCTGAACTACATGGGTATCAACTACTGGGCTGCATTAATAGTGGTGCCTATTGCAATTGGTATCATTGCTATTCTGATCGAACGTTTTCTGGTGCGTCCGATCGCAAATGAAGATCACCTTTACAGCCTGCTGCTGACCTTCGGTATAGCGCTGGTTCTCCAAGGTATGTTTACTCATATTTACGGTTCTTCCGGTCTGCCATATCAGATCCCGGCTGAGCTGAAAGGCGGTACTAAACTGCCATTTATGTATCTGCCTAATTACCGTGCCTGGATCATCGTGAGCTCGTTGATCGTTTGTGGCAGTACCTGGTGGGTTATTGAAAAGACAAAGTTAGGTGCTTATTTGCGTGCCGGTACTGAGAATCCGCAGCTAATGCAGGGTTTTGGTATCAACGTCCCACTGATTACAACTTTGACCTTTGGTTTCGGTGTTGCGCTAGCTGGTTTCGCCGGTGTATTGGCAGCCCCTGTATATTCGGTTAGCCCTGAGATGGGGTCAAATATTCTGATTGTGGTGTTTGCGATTGTTGTTATCGGTGGTATGGGCTCCATTGGTGGCGCTATTCTTACCGGTTTGCTGATGGGTGTTGTTGAGGGATTGACTAAGTTTTTCTACCCCGAGGCTTCAACCACTGTAATCTTCCTGTTCATGGTGATCGTGCTGCTGATTAAGCCCGCCGGTCTGTTTGGTAAAGAAGCTTAG
- a CDS encoding NADH:flavin oxidoreductase has protein sequence MSSDPLLQPYQLKHLRLRNRIMVTAHEPAYSENGMPTERYRAYHVERAKAGVALTMTAGSAAVSLDSPPVFDNLLVYKDEIVPWMKELTDECHEHGAAVMIQLTHLGRRTRWDKGEWLPAVSPSHKREASHRAFPKQIEDWDIDRIIKDYTDAAERMQAAGLDGIELQAYGHLMDQFWSPLTNTLDGPYNGNLENRLLFTFDLLKSIRRRVGDEFIVGLRYTGDEMLEGGLTPAGGMSISQRLKESGMVDFLNIVRGHIDTDAGLTDLIPIQGMRNSPHLDFAGEIRAKTDFPTFHGAKIPDVATARYAIASGKVDMVGMTRAHMADPHIVRKIIAGKEDDIRPCVGANYCLDRIYQGGAAYCIHNSATGRELTMPHDIPKAEQIKKVVIVGAGPGGLEAARVAAERGHEVVVFEALPDAGGQIRLTAQSPRRHEMISIIDWRINQCEQLGVTFHFNTYAEADNVQAEKPDVVIIATGGLPDTEVLDSGNNLVVSTWDILSRSIKPGSNVLLYDDAGDHAALQAAEIVANSGAQLEIITPDRSFAPEVMAMNLVPYMRTLQKQDVTFTVTYRLKSVTQDGGKLLATIGSDYDDGSRDFTQTRQVDQVIINHGTLPFDDLYFELRPLSFNEGEVNYNDLINGKPQTLNRNSEGEFQLFRIGDAVSARNTHAAIYDALRLVKDI, from the coding sequence ATGTCCAGCGATCCATTACTGCAACCCTATCAACTTAAGCATCTGCGACTGCGTAACCGTATTATGGTTACCGCTCACGAGCCAGCATACTCCGAGAATGGGATGCCTACCGAACGCTACCGCGCCTACCATGTAGAACGGGCAAAAGCCGGAGTTGCACTCACAATGACGGCCGGTTCTGCGGCAGTCTCGCTGGACAGCCCTCCCGTATTCGATAACCTGCTGGTGTACAAAGATGAAATTGTGCCCTGGATGAAAGAGCTGACGGACGAATGCCACGAGCACGGCGCAGCTGTGATGATACAACTGACACACTTGGGGCGTCGTACCCGCTGGGATAAAGGCGAATGGCTACCCGCTGTGTCACCCTCACATAAGCGCGAAGCATCCCATCGCGCTTTCCCTAAACAGATTGAAGACTGGGATATAGACCGAATTATCAAAGACTATACCGATGCGGCTGAACGGATGCAGGCAGCGGGCTTAGATGGCATTGAACTGCAAGCCTACGGTCACCTCATGGATCAATTCTGGTCCCCACTGACGAATACCCTTGATGGGCCCTATAATGGCAACCTTGAGAACCGTTTGTTATTTACCTTTGATCTGCTCAAGTCGATCCGCAGGCGGGTTGGCGATGAGTTTATTGTCGGGCTTCGTTATACCGGTGACGAGATGCTCGAAGGCGGTCTGACGCCAGCAGGCGGAATGTCTATCTCTCAGCGTTTAAAAGAGAGCGGCATGGTGGACTTCCTTAATATCGTCCGCGGCCATATCGATACCGACGCAGGCCTGACAGACCTTATTCCAATTCAGGGAATGCGCAACTCACCTCACCTGGATTTCGCCGGAGAAATCCGCGCAAAAACAGACTTCCCTACTTTTCACGGCGCTAAGATCCCTGACGTTGCAACCGCACGCTACGCCATCGCAAGTGGCAAAGTTGATATGGTAGGTATGACTCGTGCCCATATGGCTGACCCGCATATTGTGCGCAAAATCATAGCCGGTAAAGAGGATGATATTCGACCTTGCGTCGGCGCCAATTACTGCCTCGATCGAATCTATCAGGGTGGGGCTGCATACTGCATACACAACTCAGCAACGGGCCGTGAACTGACGATGCCCCACGATATACCAAAAGCAGAGCAAATCAAAAAGGTCGTTATTGTCGGCGCCGGGCCGGGCGGACTTGAAGCTGCGCGAGTAGCAGCAGAACGGGGCCATGAAGTGGTTGTGTTCGAAGCACTACCCGATGCGGGTGGACAGATCAGACTAACTGCTCAGAGCCCACGCCGCCATGAAATGATCAGCATCATCGACTGGCGTATAAATCAGTGCGAGCAGCTGGGTGTCACTTTCCATTTCAACACATATGCTGAAGCTGACAACGTACAAGCCGAGAAACCCGATGTCGTTATCATCGCAACCGGTGGTCTACCCGATACCGAGGTACTGGATAGTGGCAACAATCTGGTGGTATCCACCTGGGACATCCTTTCCCGAAGCATAAAGCCCGGAAGCAATGTTTTGCTATACGATGATGCCGGTGATCATGCCGCACTACAGGCTGCAGAAATTGTCGCAAACAGCGGTGCCCAGCTAGAAATCATTACGCCGGATAGAAGCTTTGCGCCTGAAGTAATGGCGATGAATCTTGTGCCCTATATGCGTACTCTGCAAAAACAGGATGTAACTTTTACCGTTACCTACCGCTTAAAGTCGGTGACACAGGATGGTGGAAAACTATTGGCAACAATCGGCAGTGACTATGATGACGGTAGCCGGGATTTTACACAGACCCGCCAGGTAGATCAGGTAATAATCAATCACGGTACACTACCCTTCGACGATCTGTATTTTGAACTGCGCCCACTCTCATTTAACGAGGGCGAAGTGAACTACAACGATCTCATCAATGGTAAACCTCAGACCCTGAATAGAAACAGTGAAGGAGAGTTTCAGCTATTCCGTATCGGCGATGCCGTGTCTGCACGAAACACCCATGCGGCTATCTATGATGCGCTGCGGCTAGTTAAAGATATATAA
- a CDS encoding DUF1059 domain-containing protein: protein MSCIQLGGACELEFKANTFEEIAQLSKQHGMEMFKAQDEAHLAAMEKMQALMQNPDEMTQWFESKRAEFNALPTD, encoded by the coding sequence ATGAGCTGTATACAACTGGGTGGAGCTTGTGAGCTTGAGTTCAAAGCAAATACCTTTGAAGAGATTGCGCAATTGAGTAAGCAGCATGGCATGGAAATGTTTAAAGCTCAGGATGAAGCGCATCTTGCTGCGATGGAAAAGATGCAGGCTCTTATGCAAAACCCTGACGAAATGACTCAGTGGTTTGAGTCAAAGAGAGCAGAGTTTAATGCGCTGCCTACGGATTAA
- a CDS encoding TetR/AcrR family transcriptional regulator, whose translation MKINTRESISEESPVDSGWRGSADVWLQAAYETLIDAGIDTVRIQPLAKKLKLSRTSFYWFFKDRNELLSTLLTQWRDKNTGNMVTQTEAYAESIAEAILNVFDCWLSQDLFDSQFEFAVRSWALQASDVAEQVGQADDARLESLRQMFIRFGYEPAKADVRARTIYLTQIGYISMKSEEDTPTRLRRVSDYVEIFTGQAPTSGELKRFFSRHQ comes from the coding sequence ATGAAAATCAATACCCGTGAGAGTATCAGTGAAGAATCGCCGGTCGATAGTGGTTGGCGTGGTTCGGCAGATGTGTGGTTGCAAGCTGCCTATGAGACACTTATTGATGCGGGTATCGACACTGTTCGTATTCAGCCCCTGGCAAAAAAACTAAAGCTCTCTCGTACCAGCTTCTATTGGTTTTTTAAGGACCGGAACGAACTACTCAGCACTTTACTGACCCAGTGGCGGGATAAAAATACCGGCAATATGGTGACTCAGACAGAGGCCTATGCAGAAAGTATTGCTGAGGCTATTCTTAATGTTTTTGATTGCTGGTTGAGTCAGGATCTGTTTGATTCACAATTTGAATTTGCGGTGCGCAGTTGGGCGTTGCAGGCATCTGATGTTGCTGAACAGGTTGGTCAGGCAGACGATGCACGACTGGAGTCGCTGCGACAGATGTTTATCCGCTTCGGGTATGAGCCGGCGAAGGCTGATGTTCGCGCTCGTACTATCTATCTTACTCAGATTGGCTACATCTCGATGAAGTCAGAGGAAGATACTCCCACCCGGCTGCGGCGAGTCTCCGATTACGTTGAAATCTTTACTGGCCAAGCGCCGACATCAGGAGAGCTGAAAAGATTTTTCTCTCGTCATCAGTAA